A genomic region of Geothrix edaphica contains the following coding sequences:
- a CDS encoding aconitate hydratase, producing the protein MAQIESTPSFVQAAYDRMATSLKVVRQRLNRPLSLAEKIVYGHLDHPGQAEILRGKSYLELRPDRVAMQDATAQMALLQFMTSGLPDVAVPSTVHCDHLIQAEVGSSPDLARANTENKEVYDFLSSVCDKYGLGFWRPGSGIIHQVVLETYAFPGGLMIGTDSHTPNAGGLGMVAIGVGGADAVDVMAGLPWELKAPKLIGVKLTGALQGWTSPKDVILKLAGILTVKGGTGAIVEYFGPGVDAISCTGMGTICNMGAEIGATTSLFPFNHRMADYLRATGRGEIAALAEGFAEHLRADEGCQYDQVVEIDLSTLEPHINGPFTPDLAWPLSKFAAAVKEKGYPEELKVGLIGSCTNSSYEDMERAASVARQALEHGVKARSTFTITPGSEQIRATIERDGQMATFTAVGGMVLANACGPCIGQWKRHDIQKGDRNSIITSFNRNFAARNDANPETCAFVASPEIVTAFVLAGRLTFNPETDPLPGADGRPFMLVPPSGDSLPRKGYDKGQATYQAPPEDRHRIDVKIDPASQRLQKLEPFKAWGGVDLTDLYILIKAQGKCTTDHISAAGPWLRFRGHLDNISNNLLIGATNAFNGAVNRVKNQLTGDYEEVPKVARAYKAAGIDWVVVGDENYGEGSSREHAAMEPRHLGGRAIIVKSFARIHETNLKKQGMLPLTFADPKDYDRLQEDDRLSILGLATFAPGVPLTLVARHADGREDWIMLNHTFNAGQISWFKAGSALNLMGGKAKQP; encoded by the coding sequence ATGGCGCAGATCGAATCCACCCCCTCGTTCGTGCAGGCCGCCTACGACCGCATGGCCACCAGCCTGAAGGTGGTGCGCCAGCGCCTGAACCGGCCCCTCTCCCTGGCCGAGAAGATCGTCTACGGCCACCTGGACCACCCGGGCCAGGCGGAGATCCTGCGGGGGAAGAGCTACCTGGAGCTGCGGCCGGACCGCGTCGCCATGCAGGACGCCACGGCCCAGATGGCCCTCCTCCAGTTCATGACCTCGGGGCTGCCGGACGTGGCCGTCCCCTCCACGGTCCACTGCGACCACCTCATCCAGGCCGAGGTGGGCTCCAGCCCGGACCTGGCCCGGGCCAACACAGAGAACAAGGAGGTCTACGACTTCCTGTCGTCCGTGTGCGACAAGTACGGCCTGGGCTTCTGGCGGCCGGGCAGCGGCATCATCCACCAGGTGGTGCTGGAGACCTACGCCTTCCCCGGCGGCCTCATGATCGGCACCGACTCGCACACGCCCAACGCAGGCGGCCTGGGCATGGTGGCCATCGGCGTGGGCGGCGCGGATGCCGTGGACGTCATGGCGGGCCTGCCCTGGGAGCTGAAGGCGCCGAAGCTCATCGGCGTGAAGCTCACGGGCGCGCTCCAGGGCTGGACCTCGCCCAAGGACGTCATCCTCAAGCTCGCGGGCATCCTCACGGTGAAGGGCGGCACCGGCGCCATCGTGGAGTACTTCGGCCCCGGCGTGGATGCCATCTCCTGCACGGGCATGGGCACCATCTGCAACATGGGCGCGGAGATCGGCGCCACCACGAGCCTCTTCCCCTTCAACCACCGCATGGCGGACTACCTGCGGGCCACGGGCCGTGGCGAGATCGCGGCGCTGGCCGAGGGCTTCGCCGAGCATCTGAGGGCCGACGAGGGCTGCCAGTACGACCAGGTGGTGGAGATCGACCTCAGTACCCTGGAGCCCCACATCAACGGCCCCTTCACGCCGGATCTGGCCTGGCCCCTGTCGAAGTTCGCCGCCGCCGTGAAGGAGAAGGGCTACCCGGAGGAGCTGAAAGTGGGCCTCATCGGCAGCTGCACCAACTCCAGCTACGAGGACATGGAGCGGGCCGCCAGCGTGGCGAGGCAGGCCCTGGAGCATGGCGTGAAAGCCAGGTCCACCTTCACCATCACGCCGGGCAGCGAGCAGATCCGCGCCACCATCGAGCGCGACGGCCAGATGGCGACCTTCACCGCGGTGGGCGGCATGGTGCTCGCCAACGCCTGCGGCCCCTGCATCGGGCAATGGAAGCGCCACGACATCCAGAAGGGTGACCGGAACTCCATCATCACGAGCTTCAACCGCAACTTCGCCGCGCGGAACGACGCCAACCCCGAGACCTGCGCCTTCGTGGCCTCACCGGAGATCGTCACGGCTTTCGTCCTGGCGGGCCGCCTCACCTTCAATCCCGAGACGGATCCGCTCCCGGGAGCCGACGGCAGGCCGTTCATGCTGGTGCCGCCCAGTGGCGACAGCCTGCCCAGGAAGGGCTACGACAAGGGGCAGGCCACCTACCAGGCGCCGCCCGAGGATCGCCATCGCATCGACGTGAAGATCGATCCCGCCAGCCAGCGCCTCCAGAAGCTGGAGCCCTTCAAGGCCTGGGGGGGCGTGGACCTCACGGACCTGTACATCCTCATCAAGGCGCAGGGCAAGTGCACCACGGACCACATCTCCGCGGCCGGGCCCTGGCTGCGGTTCCGGGGACACCTGGACAACATCAGCAACAACCTGCTCATCGGCGCCACCAATGCCTTCAACGGGGCCGTCAACCGCGTGAAGAACCAGCTCACGGGCGACTACGAGGAGGTGCCCAAGGTGGCCCGCGCCTACAAGGCCGCGGGCATCGACTGGGTGGTCGTCGGCGACGAGAACTACGGCGAGGGTTCCAGCCGCGAGCATGCCGCCATGGAGCCCCGGCACCTGGGGGGCCGCGCCATCATCGTGAAGAGCTTCGCCCGCATCCACGAGACGAACCTCAAGAAGCAGGGCATGCTGCCCCTCACCTTCGCGGACCCCAAGGACTACGACAGGCTCCAGGAGGACGACCGCCTCTCGATCCTCGGTCTGGCCACCTTCGCGCCCGGCGTGCCCCTCACGCTGGTGGCGAGGCATGCGGATGGCCGCGAGGACTGGATCATGCTGAACCACACGTTCAACGCGGGCCAGATCTCTTGGTTCAAGGCCGGCTCGGCCCTCAACCTCATGGGCGGCAAGGCGAAGCAGCCGTAG
- a CDS encoding glycosyltransferase family 4 protein — translation MPLPVPEHIAFLGGFLPRLCGIATFTHDLCEAVAEAAPGSQCFAGAVNDRIDAYDYPPRVRFELDEKDLDSYRRAADFLNFNNAGVLCVQHEFGIYGGGAGSHLLALLREVRMPVVTTLHTILSNPNATQLRVMEELIRRSDRLVVMAHKGAEILRDTYAAPDDKVDLIPHGIPDMPFIDSSFYKAQLGVEGRKVLLTFGLLGPGKGIEYAIEALPGIVARHPNVVYLVLGATHPHLVAHEGESYRLSLERLAEDLGVKEHVIFYNRFVSLDDLKEFIGATDIYLTPYLNEAQITSGTLAYVFGAGKAVVSTPYWHAQELLSDGRGTLVPFRDPHAIADGVCAYLDDPARLKATRDEAYLLGRDMIWPAVAQRYLESFRRARTERRATPRSAFAGWTLASRPYELPPLRLDHIIRMSDGTGILQHATFNVPNFHEGYCTDDNARAFILCNLLDELGGGSPSENTDRLATSYLAFLAAALNPETGRFRNFMSHGRQWLEASGSEDSHARALWATGTGSGRSRNPGHRRLSAQLFERSLPVVEAFSSPRAWAFTLLGIHEYLRTAPDHAPAKALREDLTARLVRLWNACATDDWPWFESSATYDNARLCQALFISARGAANPEALEIALKSLGWLISVQKTQKGHFRPIGSNGFYVKGGARAYFDQQPVEAQSMVSACLAAYRATRDDLWLREAKRAFEWFLGRNDLGLPLYDSSGGGCSDGLHPDRVSENQGAESTLAFHLALAEMNLAAHALAPAPTPAPAPAPAPAPAS, via the coding sequence ATGCCGTTGCCCGTGCCCGAGCACATCGCCTTCCTGGGCGGCTTCCTGCCGCGACTGTGCGGCATCGCCACCTTCACCCATGACCTGTGCGAGGCCGTGGCTGAGGCCGCACCCGGGTCGCAGTGTTTCGCCGGGGCGGTGAATGACCGCATCGATGCCTATGACTACCCCCCTCGCGTCCGCTTTGAGCTCGACGAGAAGGACTTGGATTCCTACCGGCGGGCGGCGGATTTCCTGAACTTCAACAATGCCGGCGTGCTCTGCGTCCAACACGAGTTCGGCATCTACGGTGGGGGGGCCGGAAGCCATCTGCTGGCCCTGCTCCGGGAAGTCCGGATGCCGGTGGTGACGACCCTGCACACGATCCTGAGCAACCCGAATGCGACGCAGCTCAGGGTGATGGAGGAGCTGATCCGCCGCAGCGACCGCCTGGTGGTCATGGCCCACAAGGGGGCGGAGATCCTACGCGACACCTACGCAGCCCCGGATGACAAGGTGGACCTCATCCCCCACGGCATTCCGGACATGCCCTTCATCGACTCCAGCTTCTACAAGGCCCAGCTCGGCGTGGAGGGGCGCAAGGTGCTCCTCACCTTCGGGCTGCTCGGCCCCGGGAAGGGCATCGAGTACGCCATCGAGGCCCTGCCGGGGATCGTGGCCCGACACCCGAACGTGGTCTACCTCGTGCTGGGCGCCACCCACCCCCACCTCGTCGCCCACGAAGGCGAGAGCTACCGGCTGAGCCTGGAGCGCCTGGCCGAGGACCTCGGCGTGAAGGAGCACGTGATCTTCTACAACCGCTTCGTGTCCCTGGACGACCTCAAGGAGTTCATCGGCGCCACGGACATCTACCTCACGCCGTACCTCAACGAGGCGCAGATCACCTCGGGCACCCTGGCCTATGTCTTCGGCGCCGGCAAGGCGGTGGTCTCCACGCCGTACTGGCATGCCCAGGAGCTGCTTTCGGACGGCCGCGGCACCCTCGTGCCCTTCCGGGACCCCCATGCCATCGCCGATGGGGTCTGCGCGTACCTGGACGACCCGGCCCGCCTGAAGGCGACCCGCGACGAGGCCTACCTGCTTGGGCGCGACATGATCTGGCCCGCGGTGGCGCAGCGCTACCTCGAATCCTTCCGGCGCGCGCGGACCGAGCGGAGGGCCACGCCCCGCTCCGCCTTTGCCGGATGGACGCTCGCCAGCCGCCCCTACGAACTGCCACCGCTCCGGCTCGACCACATCATCCGCATGAGCGACGGCACCGGCATCCTCCAGCACGCCACCTTCAACGTGCCGAACTTCCACGAGGGCTACTGTACCGACGACAACGCGAGGGCCTTCATCCTCTGCAACCTCCTGGATGAGCTCGGAGGAGGCTCGCCTTCGGAGAATACCGATCGCCTGGCCACGAGCTATCTCGCCTTCCTGGCGGCGGCCCTCAACCCGGAGACGGGCCGGTTCCGGAATTTCATGAGCCATGGGCGGCAATGGCTGGAGGCCTCCGGCAGCGAGGACAGCCATGCCCGCGCCCTCTGGGCCACAGGCACCGGCTCCGGACGGTCTCGCAATCCCGGCCACCGGCGGCTTTCGGCGCAGCTCTTCGAGCGGAGCCTGCCCGTGGTGGAGGCCTTCTCCTCCCCCCGCGCCTGGGCCTTCACGCTGCTGGGCATCCACGAGTACCTCCGCACCGCCCCGGACCATGCCCCGGCGAAGGCCCTGCGGGAGGACCTGACGGCCAGGCTCGTCCGGTTGTGGAACGCCTGCGCCACCGACGACTGGCCCTGGTTCGAGTCGAGCGCCACGTACGACAACGCCCGCCTCTGTCAGGCCCTGTTCATCAGCGCCCGGGGGGCGGCCAACCCCGAGGCCCTGGAGATCGCGCTCAAGTCCCTGGGCTGGCTGATCTCCGTGCAGAAGACCCAGAAGGGCCACTTCCGCCCCATCGGCAGCAACGGTTTCTACGTCAAGGGAGGCGCCCGCGCCTACTTCGACCAGCAGCCGGTGGAGGCGCAATCCATGGTCTCCGCCTGCCTCGCCGCCTACCGGGCCACCCGGGATGACCTGTGGCTGCGCGAGGCGAAGCGCGCTTTCGAGTGGTTCCTGGGCCGCAATGACCTGGGCCTGCCGCTGTACGATTCCAGCGGCGGAGGCTGCAGCGATGGACTGCATCCGGACCGGGTCAGCGAGAACCAGGGCGCGGAGTCGACCCTGGCCTTCCACCTGGCCCTCGCCGAGATGAACCTCGCCGCCCACGCCCTCGCCCCTGCCCCGACCCCGGCACCGGCCCCGGCCCCGGCCCCGGCCCCAGCCTCATGA
- a CDS encoding glycoside hydrolase family 130 protein has protein sequence MTTIPLRRHDVDLVPESARVIIRPFIPSNTHRITTILGRALALSEEEAARDLESMLREFESRHLDIEAPLLANFERVLPHIFTHRPLTHTRKLLIGALFSGEYALESAALFNPSIVPHPDQEGVPAGALRFIMSLRATGEGHISSIEFRTGVIDPAGNLHLDPISRFVALPDLNPNPSYRKLPFIVKLHEMGFNNGNASTVMDSLGDSFTRSDLNRCIHRTRRETRPLTQDLSNTLRCIQWLADSNYELHFSPKLAMSERIIFPVSTNESHGIEDARFVRLVDDDGSAMYYATYTAYNGQAILPQLIETKDFLHFRILTLNGTAVQNKGMALFPRRIDGNYAMLARQDDENLFIMFSDNPHHWSDSTMLLRPAEMWESVKIGNCGSPIETEAGWLVLTHGVGPMRKYCIGAALLDLQDPTKVIGRLREPLLAPEGTGREGYVPNVVYSCGSLLHGRDLILPYAMSDKASTIATVPLDDLLAALRT, from the coding sequence ATGACGACCATCCCCCTCCGCCGCCACGACGTGGATCTCGTCCCCGAGAGCGCCCGGGTCATCATCCGTCCCTTCATTCCCTCCAACACCCACCGCATCACCACCATCCTCGGCCGCGCCCTCGCCCTGAGCGAGGAGGAGGCCGCCCGGGATCTGGAGTCCATGCTGAGGGAATTCGAGTCCCGGCACCTCGACATCGAAGCTCCCCTGCTGGCCAATTTCGAGCGGGTGCTGCCCCATATCTTCACCCACCGCCCCCTGACCCACACCCGCAAGCTCCTCATCGGCGCCCTGTTCTCAGGGGAATATGCGCTCGAGTCCGCGGCCCTGTTCAACCCCTCGATCGTCCCGCATCCCGACCAGGAGGGCGTCCCTGCCGGCGCCCTGCGCTTCATCATGAGCCTGCGCGCGACGGGGGAAGGCCACATCTCCTCCATCGAGTTCCGGACTGGCGTCATCGATCCGGCGGGGAACCTCCACCTGGATCCCATCTCCCGCTTTGTCGCCCTGCCGGATCTCAACCCCAATCCCAGCTACAGGAAGCTGCCCTTCATCGTCAAGCTGCATGAGATGGGCTTCAACAACGGGAACGCCTCCACGGTGATGGACTCCCTCGGCGACAGCTTCACCCGGAGCGACCTGAACCGCTGCATCCACCGCACCCGGCGCGAGACCCGGCCCCTCACCCAGGACCTCAGCAACACGCTCCGCTGCATCCAGTGGCTCGCCGATTCCAACTACGAGCTCCACTTCTCCCCCAAGCTCGCCATGAGCGAGCGGATCATCTTCCCGGTCTCCACGAACGAGAGCCACGGCATCGAGGACGCGCGCTTCGTCCGCCTCGTCGACGACGACGGCTCGGCGATGTACTACGCCACCTACACCGCCTACAACGGGCAGGCCATCCTGCCCCAGCTCATCGAGACCAAGGACTTCCTCCACTTCCGCATCCTCACGCTCAACGGCACCGCCGTGCAGAACAAGGGCATGGCCCTCTTCCCCCGGCGGATCGACGGCAACTACGCCATGCTCGCCCGCCAGGACGACGAGAACCTCTTCATCATGTTCTCGGACAACCCCCACCACTGGAGCGATTCGACGATGCTCCTCCGGCCCGCCGAGATGTGGGAGTCCGTGAAGATCGGGAATTGCGGCTCGCCGATCGAGACCGAGGCCGGCTGGCTGGTGCTCACCCACGGCGTCGGACCCATGCGCAAGTACTGCATCGGCGCCGCCCTGCTCGACCTGCAGGACCCGACCAAGGTCATCGGCCGGCTGCGGGAGCCCCTCCTCGCACCCGAGGGCACGGGGCGGGAAGGCTACGTGCCCAACGTCGTCTACAGCTGCGGGTCGCTCCTCCATGGCCGCGACCTCATCCTCCCCTACGCCATGAGCGACAAGGCCTCCACCATCGCGACCGTGCCCCTGGACGACCTGCTGGCCGCCCTGAGGACCTGA
- a CDS encoding BlaI/MecI/CopY family transcriptional regulator, whose amino-acid sequence MQPQPRPTDAELAILRVLWELGPSTVRQVFEVLSAERELGYTTVLKMLQIMHEKGLVQRDVTDRTHVFSAAQTQVQTQRTMLDDLLDKAFGGSSLSLVMQALATRRASREELAEIRKLLDQAEGGKR is encoded by the coding sequence ATGCAACCCCAGCCCCGTCCCACCGACGCCGAACTCGCCATCCTGCGGGTGCTCTGGGAGCTGGGGCCGAGCACCGTGCGGCAGGTCTTCGAGGTGCTGTCGGCCGAGCGGGAGCTGGGCTACACCACGGTGCTGAAGATGCTCCAGATCATGCATGAGAAGGGCCTGGTGCAGCGGGATGTCACGGACCGCACCCATGTCTTCTCGGCCGCCCAGACCCAGGTCCAGACCCAGCGGACCATGCTCGACGACCTGCTCGACAAGGCCTTCGGCGGCTCGTCCCTGAGCCTGGTCATGCAGGCCCTGGCCACCCGCAGGGCCAGCCGCGAGGAGCTGGCGGAGATCCGGAAACTGCTCGACCAGGCCGAAGGAGGGAAGCGATGA
- a CDS encoding M56 family metallopeptidase: MTPLLSLAHAPWAQALGWSLLHFLWQGAALGLLAWLLLALLRGASAKARYGTACAFLLLMAAAPVATFLILQGQAPAPSGPLALTLAAPTGSPLPEAPLPLRVKAALDPALPWLLGTWALGVLLLSTRFLGSWIRVQRLRRRSASPVPAEWHLVLSRLCRELKLSRTVRLLQSAAVEVPTALGWLRPIILLPACALAGLAPAQLEAVLAHELAHIRRGDFLVNLLQSLVEVVLFYHPAVWWLSGRIRAERELCCDDVAAELCGDPLILARALTDLEALREPLPSSSTHLALAANGGSLMHRIRHLLQPALPASNAARATALALLAASLLGAAGAVFQDKAKEPTPKPDQNTRMKVIDGERQMDVQMKGEVQLDPAAKEPVTVPGAGSFRVEEKQGGKARTYTVTKDKRTYTVDGQEKPLDAEGEAWVRGVVKDAAKATTAREKVRRVEIRTRHLDDHARGMDDRARDMEARGRELEAHARALEARTRDLEHRAQAMTPEEQAQLKADGERLKAEGEQLKAEGEKLKAEAERFKNDPELKALIAKAEKEGRRVRVEVLKQKGGEPDTMVIRRHEDGQEAVERRVKILRKGGGNGDGPTWAVIGSEDEDQDVIVEGTDKRIPMPPRPMPRMRIESRTHRQGGDPQAEMAAIKAELKALQTRLDQLQKEMATTPRPPKAPKTPAAPRSAPVPPPPPAPDAPPAPPAPPTPPAEPGN, translated from the coding sequence ATGACCCCACTCCTGTCTCTCGCCCACGCGCCCTGGGCCCAGGCCCTCGGCTGGAGCCTCCTCCACTTCCTGTGGCAGGGCGCCGCCCTGGGCCTCCTGGCCTGGCTGCTGCTGGCCCTGTTGCGGGGCGCCAGCGCCAAGGCCCGCTACGGAACCGCCTGCGCCTTCCTCTTGCTGATGGCGGCGGCGCCCGTGGCCACCTTCCTGATCCTCCAGGGGCAGGCCCCCGCCCCCTCCGGACCGCTCGCCCTCACCCTGGCGGCCCCGACCGGCTCCCCCCTGCCGGAGGCGCCTCTGCCCTTGCGGGTGAAAGCCGCGCTGGATCCCGCCCTGCCCTGGCTGCTGGGCACCTGGGCCCTGGGCGTGCTCCTGCTGTCCACCCGCTTCCTGGGCAGCTGGATCCGCGTCCAGCGCCTGCGCCGCCGCAGCGCCTCCCCCGTCCCCGCCGAATGGCACCTGGTGCTGTCGCGGCTGTGCCGGGAGCTGAAGCTCTCCCGCACGGTGCGCCTGCTCCAGTCCGCCGCCGTGGAGGTGCCCACGGCCCTGGGCTGGCTGCGGCCCATCATCCTGCTGCCCGCCTGCGCCCTCGCCGGCCTGGCCCCCGCGCAGCTGGAGGCCGTGCTGGCCCACGAGCTGGCCCACATCCGCCGGGGCGACTTCCTCGTGAACCTCCTCCAGTCCCTGGTCGAGGTGGTGCTCTTCTACCACCCCGCCGTGTGGTGGCTCTCCGGCCGCATCCGCGCCGAGCGCGAGCTCTGCTGCGACGACGTGGCTGCGGAGCTCTGCGGCGATCCCCTCATCCTGGCCCGTGCCCTCACCGACCTCGAGGCCCTGCGCGAACCCCTGCCTTCCTCTTCCACCCATCTGGCCCTGGCCGCCAACGGAGGCTCCCTCATGCACCGCATCCGCCATCTGCTCCAGCCGGCCCTGCCGGCCTCCAATGCCGCCCGCGCCACCGCCCTGGCCCTGCTGGCCGCCTCCCTCCTGGGCGCGGCGGGGGCGGTCTTCCAGGACAAGGCCAAGGAGCCCACGCCCAAGCCGGATCAGAACACCCGCATGAAGGTGATCGACGGCGAGCGCCAGATGGACGTGCAGATGAAGGGCGAGGTCCAGCTCGACCCCGCGGCCAAGGAACCCGTGACCGTGCCCGGCGCCGGCAGCTTCCGGGTCGAGGAGAAGCAGGGTGGGAAGGCCCGGACCTACACCGTCACCAAGGACAAGCGCACCTACACCGTGGACGGCCAGGAGAAGCCCCTGGACGCCGAAGGGGAGGCCTGGGTGCGGGGCGTCGTGAAGGATGCCGCCAAGGCCACCACCGCCCGGGAGAAGGTGCGCCGCGTGGAGATCCGCACCCGGCACCTCGACGACCACGCCCGGGGGATGGACGACCGCGCCCGGGACATGGAGGCCCGCGGGCGGGAGCTGGAGGCCCATGCCCGCGCCCTGGAAGCCCGGACGAGGGACCTGGAGCACCGCGCCCAGGCCATGACGCCGGAAGAGCAGGCCCAGCTCAAGGCCGATGGGGAGCGCCTCAAGGCCGAGGGCGAGCAGCTCAAGGCCGAAGGCGAGAAACTCAAGGCCGAGGCCGAGCGGTTCAAGAACGATCCCGAGCTGAAGGCCCTCATCGCCAAGGCCGAGAAGGAGGGCCGCAGGGTCCGCGTCGAGGTGCTCAAGCAGAAGGGCGGCGAGCCCGACACCATGGTGATCCGGCGCCACGAGGATGGCCAGGAGGCCGTCGAACGGCGGGTCAAGATCCTCCGGAAGGGCGGCGGCAACGGCGATGGGCCGACCTGGGCCGTCATCGGCTCCGAAGACGAGGACCAGGACGTCATCGTCGAGGGGACGGACAAGAGGATCCCCATGCCGCCCCGCCCCATGCCCAGGATGCGCATCGAGTCCCGCACCCATCGCCAGGGCGGCGACCCCCAGGCCGAGATGGCCGCCATCAAGGCGGAGCTGAAGGCCCTCCAGACCCGGCTCGACCAGTTGCAGAAGGAGATGGCCACCACCCCCAGGCCCCCCAAGGCGCCGAAGACCCCGGCGGCCCCTAGGTCCGCTCCCGTCCCACCACCCCCGCCGGCACCGGATGCTCCCCCGGCGCCTCCCGCACCGCCCACACCACCCGCGGAGCCCGGAAACTGA